The sequence TCTTGCAGCGCTTCCGCTTTTTCGCGCTGCCGTCTTTCAGCGTCGTAGAGCCGGGTATGTTGGATGGCAATGGCTAACGAGTCGGCAATTTCACGGGCAATGGCAATGTGTTCATCACGAAAAGCCCCCGGTTCGTTTGCGCCTAGATTCAACAGGCCGATCAGTTCGCCGGTGTTCACCATCAGCGGGATGTTTACATAGGCTCTGGTTCCCGTTTCATACAGCCACTCAAACACATTAGAATCGGTCTTGTATTGGCTCAGATCGGGCACGTAATGCACTTCGTTGCGCCGAACACTTTGCAATGCCTCTTCATTGTCAAATTGGAACTGAATGCCAGAATCCTGGGTGAGGACAATCTGTCCGTTCACGGTTATCATGTTAGTCATGCCCGTATGTTCTTCTAGCAGCATCACACTGGCGCGTGACCAGGGCACAATCTGGTGCAGGCGCTGCAAGGCGACCTGGGCCATTTGTTCTGGCGCGCGGCGCGAGAGAATGGCCTGATCAATGGCGTGCATGGCTTCCAGGCGCTCGGCAAACTGCCGCAGTTCGGCTTCCGCTTCTTTGCGCCGGGTAATGTCCAGTTTGATGGCGACAAAGTGGCTGACCTGCCCAGCTTCATCCAGGACGGGGGTGATGGTTTGTTCTTCAGTGTAGAGACGGCCGTCTTTCCGCTTATTCACCACTTCCCCATGCCACGGCTGCCCACTCAGAATGGTCTGCCACATCGCGGTATAAAATTCACGGGGATGATGACCAGAGCGCAAAATTGCCGGATTTTTACCAAGCACCTCAGACGCTTCGTAGCCGGTTAAAGTGACAAACGCCGGATTTACCCAAATAATGGCGCCCATTTTATCCGTAATGGTGATGGCGTTGGCCGCCGCTTCCAAAGCTGAACTTCGCAGTCGCAGTTGGCTTTCCACCCTGGCCCGCTGCTCAATTTCCTCAATCAACCGGTCTTGCATCTGTCCATTGAAGCGAGACGCTATCTCGACCAGCGCAAAAATCATAAAAAGCCCAAAACCGGTGTCCAGCAATACGGACCCCAAAGGGTGTTTGAGCAGGAATAGTTTGCTCAGTTCCAATATCAACAGCAAGACAATGCCTGCAAAGATGACCAATCGTTTTATCTGGCGGATGTCACGCGATGCAAATGTATTTCCTTTCATACCCCTTTTACAGAAGCCCCTGAGCTGTTGTTATCTCAAGAATGGGCGTGCTAGCGTTCCCTAAGCCTGCTCACATGAATAGTTTAGAAGAAGAAAAATCAGTCACAAATAGAAAATTAGTACCAAAGTCATATGTTTTCCAGACAGACGCCTGTTTTTTGTCATCTATGGCTAACATTAGCAGAACTGACAAACCAGGCGCTTTTTTCTATAATAGCATAATAGTTTAACTGTTCAGCCCCTCTCAGACCTGATCGATCTTCTAAACCGCTCAGGTGTGAAATAATGGAGATGATCATGACTTTGCCCGGTTCCAATTTTCGCACGCATAACAAGCGTCTTTCTCGGTTGCGCCTATCGCTGTCTGCTCTGCTGCCTGCCTGTGCCCAAAGCAGAGCGGCCGTTTATGTTCCTCTGCCTGTGCCAGTTCGATTTCCTATTTCCTCACCTAGCCATACAGCCAAATCCACCATCAACTTGATAAACCAACCAGTCCAAAGCTGCATTTAGGCTTATTGTATGCTCGCTTTATTATCAGAAACATTACAGTATGCCCAAAGCCATGCGGCCGAATTAAGCAAAGCTCTCGGCGATCACTTGCTGTTGGTGTTTATTTCTCTGGGCATTAGCATTGGCGTCAGCGTGCCTCTGGGCGTCTGGACCTCTCGATCACGCACTGCTTCTATGACCATCATCGCCGTTTTTAATGCTTTGCGCGTGGTTCCCAGCATCGCCATCTTGTTTCTGGCGATTCCTATCTTTGGCCTATCGCTCACGTCGGCCATTATTGCCCTCACCATTCTGGCCTTCCCGCCCATCCTCATCAATACCGATGCCGCTTATCGCACCATCGAGCCAGCCATCCGTGAGTCGGCCGCCGGCATGGGCATGACCGGGCGGCAATCCATGTGGCGCGTGGAGACGCCGCTGGCTCTGCCGGTCATTGTGGCTGGCATTCGCACAGCGGCCGTGGAGGTCATTGCCAGCGCTACCCTGGCGGCCTTCATTGGCATTGGCGGCCTGGGGCTGTTTGTGGTGCGCGGTTTTGCTCTGTACGACATTCCCATCTTGTTGGTGGGGGCAATTCCGGTGGCCCTGTTGGCCCTGACGGCCGATTTGCTCCTGGGCGGTGTGCAGCAGCGTTTGCAGCCACCCGGCTGACGCAAAAACCCTTTATGTTCTCGGCGGGAAGGTCGCCGTGTTCCGTATTCCGTGACCAGTTTTTCGTATGGGCTGGCTCCCACTGAACACTGAACACTGGATACTGGATACTGCCACCGGCAACGGCCGTTCCCGCTTAACCTATTTTATTCACCAGGTATGGCCGGTTGATAACCAACCACCAGCCCCAACTCATTTGCCAGGAGGCAAACTGTGAAAAAAACACATTGGCTATTAATAATGATCAGCGTCATCCTGACCCTGGGCCTCATTGGTTGTGGCGGCGGCGGTGACAAAACGATCACCGTCGCTTCCAAAGATTTTACCGAGCAGTTTGTTCTGGGTGAAATGTACGCCCAACTGCTGGAAAACGCCGGATACACCGTCCAGCGTAAGCTCAACCTGGGCGGTACGCCCGTGGCTCATCAGTCGCTGCTAGACGGCCAGATAGACGTTTACCCGGAATATACCGGAACCGGCCTGCTGACTGTCCTAAAACTGGGCGTCATGAACGATCCGCAGGCGGTTTACGATACTGTCAAGCAGGCCTATGCTGACCAGTTCTCGCTGGCCTGGCTGGACCCCGCGCCTATGAACAACACCCAGGCGTTAGCCATGACCAGAGCACGCGCCGCCGAGTTGGGCATCACCACCTTCTCAGACATGGTTGCCAACGCCAGCCAACTGGTGTTGATTGGCCCGCCGGAATTTGCCGAGCGCGAGGATGGCGTGCCCGGTCTGAAGCGGGTGTATGGCGATTTTGACTTCAAGAATTTCCTGACAGTAGACCCGGGTCTGCGCTACCAGGCTTTGCTCAACGGCGAAGCGGATGTGGTGGTGGCCTTTGGCACCGATGGCGAACTGGCCGCCTATGACCTGCTTTCGCTGATTGACGACAAGCGGCTGTATCCGCCCTACCAGGTCGCCCCAGTGATTCGCCAGGCGGCTCTGGACGCCAACCCGGACGTGGCTGGGATATTAAACGCCCTGGCTCCCTTGCTGACCGACGCTACCATGCAGCGCTTAAACAACGAAGTCAGCGGCAACGGCCGTGAACCAGCCGATGTCGCCAAAGAATTCCTTACCGCCCAGGGCTTGCTCAAATAGAACACACAGAGCCGAAGGGTATTCCCAAGCCCTTCGGCTCTCCACCAGCCTATGAGTACCATCCGTTTCGAGAATGTCAGCAAACAGTTTGCCCATGCCCCCCGCCTGGCTGTGGATGCTGTAAGCTGTGTGGTGGACGAAGGCAGCTTTGTCGTGCTGCTGGGGCCATCTGGCTGCGGCAAAACGACGCTGCTGAAAATGATCAACCGCATCTATGAACCAACGGCCGGAACCATCTACCTGGGCGAAGTTGACATTCGTCAGATGGATGCCACCCAACTGCGCCGCCAAATTGGCTACGTCATCCAGCAGATTGGCCTTTTCCCGCACATGACGGTAGCCAAAAATGTGGCCGTCGTGCCCGAACTGCTGCGGTGGGAGGCCGACCGGGTAGCCGCGCGGGTAGATGACCTGCTAACCCTGGTGGATTTGCCTCCCGACGAATACCGCGGCCGTTACCCTTCGCAGTTGTCTGGCGGGCAGCGGCAGCGGGTGGGCGTGGCCCGCGCCCTGGCCGGCGACCCCGGCGTCATCCTCATGGACGAGCCATTTGGGGCTATAGACGCCATCACCCGCAGTGGCCTGCAAGATGAGCTGCTGCGCCTTCAGCGCCGCCTGCAAAAAACCATTGTGTTTGTGACCCACGATGTGGAAGAAGCGCTGCGGCTGGCCGACAAAATTGCGGTGATGCGTGACGGCCGTATCGTCCAATACGACACGCCCATCAACATCCTCAGCCGCCCGGCCGACCAGTTTGTGCGCGACCTGATTGGCGCCGATGATGTGGTGCGCCAGTTGAGCCTGATCCGCGTGGCCTCGGCCATGGAGCCGCTGCCGCTGCCAAACGAGTCCAATGGCTGGCCGACGATTGGCTGCGACGACAATTTACGCCAGGCGTTGTCGGTGCTGCTTGGCTCCGCTGCGCCGGCCCTGGCGGTGTTAGACAACGGCCGTCCGGTAGGGAGGCTGACATTGGCGGGCATCCAACTCTCGGCCGGAGAAACGTAAGCGCATGGGCTACATCTTCAACAACCCCCTGATTATGCTGCGGCTGACCTGGGCGCATCTGACGATGACGGCCGTTTCCCTGTTTATCGCCACCATCATCGCCCTGCCGTTAAGCGTTGTCCTCTTTTCGCGGCCGCGCTTGTCGGCGCTTGTGTTGGGGATTTTGGGCGTCTTTTACACCATCCCCAGCATCGCCCTGCTGATTTTGCTGCTGCCACTATTTGGGCTGAATCAGACGGCCGTTATCGCCGCGCTGGTCGTCTACACCCAGATCATCCTGGTGCGCAACATGGTCGCCGGGTTGAAGGGTGTGCCCGCGCCGATTGTGGAAGCGGCCGTGGGCATGGGCATGAACGCCTGGCAGCGCTGGACGCGCGTTCAGCTTCCCCTGGCGCTGCCGGTTATCCTGGCCGGTGTGCGTATTGCCGCCGTCGTGGCTGTGGCCATCGCCACCATTGGCGCCAAGTTTGGCGCTGGCGGCCTGGGCACGCTGCTGTTCGACGGCATCGCCCAGAACCGCTACGACAAAATTGTCGCCGGTTCGGTGGCTGTGGCTCTGCTGGCGTTTGCGCTAAACCGTCTGCTCATCGCCGCCGAAGACCATTTTGATAGCGCCAAACGGATCAGCCCCAACTGAACACCGAACCCTGGTTACGACACGCTGCTGCTCCGGTCCCTGTTTCTCACTCCTCGTAAGGAACGAGATGTGAATAATTTACACGTTTAGATTGGACCAATCTCCAAGATTGGTCCAATCTTTCGTATCAGGCGTTGGCTTTGGCCCATAAAGCCAGCAGTTCCCGTTCTCGTTCTGGTGACAGCCCGTTGCGCCAGGTGTAATCGGCCGGGCGCGTGTTCAGCCAGGCCAGGGTATCTTGCGCCGTGTCCAACAAAGGGCGATAGGCCAGACCTGCCTGCTGCGCTTTGGCGCAGTCCACCGAACCGAACCCTTCCGCCTCCTCGCCGGGAACCCACAAGGGCAAATCTGTCCAGGGGACCACGCCCTGTTCGCGCAAAAAAGCTTCCTCCACCCAGATAATCTCCGCGTCAGTTGCAGCCGCCTGGCGGCAGGTTTGTAGTACCTCGCCGAGAGTCAGGCGGTCAGCGGGGCCGGTAGCGTTGAAGGGACCGCGCAGCTGCTGCGCCGCTGCCTGCACTGTCCAGGCCGCCAGGTCGCGGGCGTCTATGAACTGCACCAGCGCCTCTGGCCGGCCGGGAGCCAGCACAGCGCCGCCCTGCGCCAGTCGGTACGGCCAGTAACTAAAGCGGTCGGTGGGGTCATACGGACCCACGATCAGGCCGGCGCGCACGTGGAGGGCACGGCCGTTCATCGCCGCCGTAATCGTTTGTTCGCACAACACCTTCAACGGACCATACGTCTCCCCGTTCACCTCTTCTACTGTCTCGTCGGGCATGGTCGCCAGTGTATAGGCCTCATCCAGTCCCGCCTGGGCAAAGTCCTGGTAGACGGAAATAGTGGAAATGAAGGTGTAATGGGCCACCACGTCGGCCAGCAGCCGCGCCGAATCGCCCACCAGCCG comes from Candidatus Leptovillus gracilis and encodes:
- a CDS encoding ABC transporter permease; translation: MLALLSETLQYAQSHAAELSKALGDHLLLVFISLGISIGVSVPLGVWTSRSRTASMTIIAVFNALRVVPSIAILFLAIPIFGLSLTSAIIALTILAFPPILINTDAAYRTIEPAIRESAAGMGMTGRQSMWRVETPLALPVIVAGIRTAAVEVIASATLAAFIGIGGLGLFVVRGFALYDIPILLVGAIPVALLALTADLLLGGVQQRLQPPG
- a CDS encoding quaternary ammonium transporter; amino-acid sequence: MISVILTLGLIGCGGGGDKTITVASKDFTEQFVLGEMYAQLLENAGYTVQRKLNLGGTPVAHQSLLDGQIDVYPEYTGTGLLTVLKLGVMNDPQAVYDTVKQAYADQFSLAWLDPAPMNNTQALAMTRARAAELGITTFSDMVANASQLVLIGPPEFAEREDGVPGLKRVYGDFDFKNFLTVDPGLRYQALLNGEADVVVAFGTDGELAAYDLLSLIDDKRLYPPYQVAPVIRQAALDANPDVAGILNALAPLLTDATMQRLNNEVSGNGREPADVAKEFLTAQGLLK
- a CDS encoding ABC transporter ATP-binding protein translates to MSTIRFENVSKQFAHAPRLAVDAVSCVVDEGSFVVLLGPSGCGKTTLLKMINRIYEPTAGTIYLGEVDIRQMDATQLRRQIGYVIQQIGLFPHMTVAKNVAVVPELLRWEADRVAARVDDLLTLVDLPPDEYRGRYPSQLSGGQRQRVGVARALAGDPGVILMDEPFGAIDAITRSGLQDELLRLQRRLQKTIVFVTHDVEEALRLADKIAVMRDGRIVQYDTPINILSRPADQFVRDLIGADDVVRQLSLIRVASAMEPLPLPNESNGWPTIGCDDNLRQALSVLLGSAAPALAVLDNGRPVGRLTLAGIQLSAGET
- a CDS encoding ABC transporter permease; the protein is MGYIFNNPLIMLRLTWAHLTMTAVSLFIATIIALPLSVVLFSRPRLSALVLGILGVFYTIPSIALLILLLPLFGLNQTAVIAALVVYTQIILVRNMVAGLKGVPAPIVEAAVGMGMNAWQRWTRVQLPLALPVILAGVRIAAVVAVAIATIGAKFGAGGLGTLLFDGIAQNRYDKIVAGSVAVALLAFALNRLLIAAEDHFDSAKRISPN
- a CDS encoding SDR family oxidoreductase yields the protein MKFLIIGGTRFVGRALVEAALNAGHELTLFNRGQSNPDLYPQVEHLQGDRDGGLDALRGRQWDAVIDTCGYTPRLVGDSARLLADVVAHYTFISTISVYQDFAQAGLDEAYTLATMPDETVEEVNGETYGPLKVLCEQTITAAMNGRALHVRAGLIVGPYDPTDRFSYWPYRLAQGGAVLAPGRPEALVQFIDARDLAAWTVQAAAQQLRGPFNATGPADRLTLGEVLQTCRQAAATDAEIIWVEEAFLREQGVVPWTDLPLWVPGEEAEGFGSVDCAKAQQAGLAYRPLLDTAQDTLAWLNTRPADYTWRNGLSPERERELLALWAKANA